CCTCCGGCGAAAGCTTGCTGAAGTCCCCCCACTTCTCAATCCCGAACTCCTCCTTCGCTTTGTCCTCGGCGAAGCCGTCCACGATCTGGGGCATGACGAGGCCGGTAACGAAGAACAGAACCAGGGCCAGCCCCAGGGTGGTGTTCGAGGAGCGGACAAAGGTTGAAATCAGCAGACCGAGAGCTAAAAGCTGGAGCATGGTGAGCAGGATTAGCAGGTTCGAGAGAACCAAATCGCCAGCGAGGGAAGCCGTGAGGGAGAGGCCGTAGTACTTTGTTACCGCGAAGGAGAGCAGTGTTGCGAAGACCATCGCCACGACTATGCTGAGCGCCTGGCCGAGGAACTTGCCGAGCAGGTACGAGGCCCGTCCGAGGGGCTTGCTGAGGGCAACCCTGACCGTTCCGTTCTCAAGGTCATTATTAACTGAAGTCGCCCCGGCCATGAGGGCGTAGACGCCGATGAAGAGGAACGCACTGACCGCTATGTAACCCACAAGGCTCGTGACGAGCACTTCCCCCGGATTTGTGGCACCTTCGAGGTTGTCCCTCACTTCCCTGAAGGCCATGGCGTAGATTAGCAGAATCAAAACCAGTATCAGCCAGAACTTCTTCGTCCTCAGACTTTTCTTCAGCTCAAGCTCGAACCCCCACATTCTATCACCTCAGGTCGGCTTTCCTGAACCTGAGCCACGAGACGACTAAGTAGACGAACGTCGGAACGACCAGCATAGCCAGATTACCTTCGTAGTTTAAAATCTTATCCATCTCTGCTGGAGGAAGGTGGCGCCCCCGGAAGAGCGCGGAGCTGAGTACAGCGTACTGAACCGACGGTGCCGGGAGGTAAAGAGCCTTCTGGGCAAGTTCTTCCGAGCGCCCGAACGAGGCGAGGAAAGCTATCGGGGCAACGACGCCAAGCAGGAAGGCCAGAACCAGCGAAGCAAAAAGCGCCTTCCTGCCCCTCATGAAGGCCGAAAACAGGTAGCCGAGGGCCAGATACTGGACGAGCGAGAGAAAGAGAAGAAAACCAAAGACAAGGCCGAGTTCGAGGGTTTTACCCAACGGAGAGCCAAGGTGCAGGGCGTAGGCAACGATGAAAGCAACGTAGAGAATAACTCCAGCCAGCACAGCAAAGATGTCGCTCAGGAGCGTCCCGAGGAAGAAGTCCCTCCTTCTCAACGGCTTGCTCAGCAAAACTCTAACAGTGCCATTCTCGATGGCCGAGCCTATTGAAAGCGCCCCCAGGGGGAGAACCACGAGGGGGAGGAAAGAGCCATTCAGGGTCTGGATTACGGCGTTGAGAAGGCCAGGAAGGCGGTAGATGGAGTAGTACTTGTCGAGGGTGGCTTTATTTAAAAGCGCCATAAGGGCAGTAAAGGCAACGAACGCCAGGAAGCGCCTGCTCTGGAGACTAAGTCCAAGGAAAACGCCGTAGAGCCCGCGGGGGGAGAAGGAAAAACCCGGAACTGAGAATGACCCGGGGCTTCTAAGCTCCCTCCTCTTGAAGACTTCCATTCCAACGAGCGACAGGCCAATGAAAAGGGCCAGAAGCTCACCAACGGCGGTATAGCAGACGGAAAAGTCTTCCCCAATAGAAACGGCCCTCTCAAGGTAAGAAGTTGGGATAAAGGAATAACCGAACTCCCCAAGGAGAAGGAGAACTACAAACGCTCCAAGCCCGAGGAAAACTCCCGCATCACGGGAGGTTGCGAAGGGAATGAGGAGCAGGGCGATTCCGAGGACGCCGATTAGCGAGAGCGAAAGGGCGAGGGAACCGATGAGGTAGTCCTCAACCACGAAACCGTGAGCCAGCATCGCGAGCGCTCCAGAGAGTGTTACTCCCAAAGCTGAAATCAGAGCGAGCTTCATACCCTCAACTGCCCAGTCGAGGAAGTAGCGCCTCCTCGTGAGGGGCTTTGAGAGGAGTAGAAGGACGTTCCCTCGCTCGAAGTCCGAGCCAAAGCGCGAGAGGAGCAGGATTAAGATTAGGGGAACCAACAGGAACTTGAAAAAGCTGGGGAGCCACTTGGCGAGCAGGTCTGCTGTGACAAGATGGCCAAGCTCTTCGGCCGGAATATCCGGGTAGCGAGCGGTGAACTTTGATACGTCTATCTCGACCGCTAAGGCGGGGAAGAGTGAGAGGAGGAAAAGCACGAGCTTATGTCTCATTCCACGCCACCCCACGCGCTGAGGTCCATCCTCGAAATCCTCAGGGCCGAGACGGAGAGGGGAACGACTGAGAGGAAGGCAAGTGTTAGGGAGGCCGTTCCCGACCCGATTGCCGGGGCAAAGAGGAGCGCGAGCACGGGGATTAGGACTAAGGCACCCCTCCTCGTGAACAGCCCCATGGAGAAAGTCAGGGACGCCAGAAAGAAGGCAACCCCATAGGAGAACCCAACAACAGGGGTCGAAATTCCAAAGAGCAGAGAAGCAACGAGGAGGCGCCTTAGGAGGTAGTTTCTGCCAACGGGCTTGCTGAGGATTAAAACCGGGTTCTCCGAGAGGATTTCCAAGGAAGCGAGGGGCAGGAGGAAGAGCAGGACAAAGGCCTTGAGGGTTCTCCCAACTGGAAGAACCAGAAGGACAAGAAGGGCCTGGAAGGTTCTTGAGGCCCACAGGCCAGCGAGTTCTTTTCCAAACCACCAAGGGAGGAACGGTACGTAGAGGGACGGAAGGGAGGGTTTGATAAAGGTTCCGGGCTCGAAGCGCAGGAAGAGGAGAAAGACGAGCACGGTGAGGGCAAGGAAGGTGACCAGCGTTAGGGAGAGCCTGAGGAGGGCATCGCCCTCACCGGATTCGACCCCTCTCGCGAAGAGCTCAAGCTGCGCCCCCGGAGAAAGGAAGGCATAGTTGGAGTAGCGCTTTTCAAGCTCCAGCACGAGGGCGTGGTACTCCTCTTTTTTGGCCTCGTAGTCCTCCAGGCTCTTTATCCCAAGGGTAGCTTGAGCCTTTTCCTGGGCCTTAATCTGAACGATTCCCGGCGGAACGAAGGTGAGGAGGAGAAACACCAGCACTCCAACCGCCATGGTTTTCCGGGAGTTCTTCAGCATCAAAGCCGTCAAATAATCCAGAGGCAGGAATGGAAGGGCAAAGAAGGCAAAAAGTGCAGATATCGGGTTAAGGAGGGCAAAGGGCGCAATTAGGAGGGAAACCAGGAGCAGGTGGGAAAGGGAAATCTCAAGGAACAGGCGCGAGCGTTTGTAGGGCTTGGACATTAAAAGCTGGCAGGTCCCCCACAGGTCGCCCGAGAACACGATGAAAAGAAAGCCCGCGATAAAATAGGGAATTAGCAAAGCGATGTCGTCGAGAAGCGGAAAGAGCGCTAACCCCAAGGCGTACGGTAACAACAACCCCTGCTTGAGCTTCATTGCCTCGACTCTCAGCACAGGGTACACGAAACTACCCCCGATTAATAAATTCCCATTTCCATTAAAAATTGAAAATGGGATTTAAAAAACTAAAATGGATCCAAATCACACAGGTCCAGCTCACCACATGTGTCTATGAGGAGACAACCTCCTGCATCGTATCCACAGTCATCCCACAGTCTGCATCCGCCGTTATCTTCTATGCAGGAATCACTGAGCCAACAGTACGGCTGAATGGTGTGTGAACTTGTAGTCTTTGTAAGTCTGCGGAACAATTCACACCCTCCTAAGAGCTCAGTTGTAATCCCTGCCGCAGGAATCCCTTATCTTGCAGTCACCGTGGTCATAGTCGCAACTGTCAAAAAGCCAGCAACCTCCACTGTCAATGGTCTTGCAGCTATCTGATATCCAACACAGGGGCTCCACCGGGTTGCCGCCGGCGTTCAGCTTCTTAAACACTCTCTATCACCTCCTTCGGTTTTTGGGTTTTGGCCTCATCGGACTCCTCGGCCCTCACCCCTCTCTGGAGTGAGCGTGAAAAGACCTTATTCAACCAATCCTCGTCAAGATTTGAGTAGAGCCAGGAACCCCACTTCACGAGAGCAAACATGTAAGAGCAGTGGAACTCGTCAGGGAGGAATATATCGCCGTTGTAGTAATGGTTGTTGTAGATACAACCACCGCCACAGTAAGCCCTTATCGGGCAGTTCGAACAGTTGGGCCTCCTATCTACGGTATGGCGCAGAATCTTCTGAATGAACTCGTTCTCCCATCTGAAATCATCAACGTGACCAACCACAAATTCTTCCATCCCAACGAACCGGTGGCAGGGATATATCTTTCCGTCCGCCGAAACCCCAAAGTAGCTCCTGGCAACGCCGCATGGATAATGGCGGTAGGTGCCGGAGTATATCATGTGAACCATCTCACGGAGCTTCGTGTAAACGATTCCCTTCTCCTTGTAGTGTTCAAGCTCGTCCTTCGCTATCTTCTCCAGGGCGGACTCAATGAGTTTGGCATGCTCCTTGGTTAGCGGTGTGCTGGTGGTGGCGGGCTCAAGATGAACGCTCCTAAATCCAAAATCAACGAAGAACCGGTAAATCTCATAGTACCTGCCGAGCTGTTCGGGCAGAATCGTCGCGCGGACGCTAACCTTAACGCCGCGCTCAAGCATCTTTCGAGCGTTCCTGGCCACAACATCAAAGGTTGGATACCCACCGCGTAGAGGTCTGTTGTAATTCTGAATGTCCTTAGGACCATCAAAGCTCAAAGTTACCGTGAAGTTGTTTTCGAGGAAAAAGTCAATGACCTTGTCCGTGATGAGGTAGCCGTTAGTTGTTATGCTGAATGTAACGGTTTTGCCGTATTCCTCAGCCTTCTCCTTGGCGTAGTGAACAAGCTCCCGAATCAGCGGAAAGTTCAACAAAGGTTCGCCACCGAAAAACTGAAGGTTAACAGCTTTCTTCCCTTCTTTCATTAGCAAGTCAATGGCCTTTTTACCAACTTCAGGACTCATCTTGGTGTTGGGGGTGTGGTAAGTCCCACCATCACCATAGCAATAAACGCACGCAAAGTTACAGTCCTCCATGACGTTAAGGGAGAGGGAGGAGATCTTAGATTTCATAATTCCAAAATATGGTTTTACAGGAGGTTTAGCTTCAAAGAACACCCGGCGCAGGCTCTCATCGGATTTAATCTCATTTATCAAAGAATTCCAGTCAGATTCGGAGTACTCCCTTACAAAACGCTCTCTGGCATCACTCCAGCCCATTTCTGCCACAAACCTGCAGAAGTCATAGGTTTTCTTATCGACTTCAAAGAGGGTTCCTGTGGATGAATGCAAGACAAAATACTTGCCACCAACATGGAAGGTGTACAATTCCGGTTTTACATCTCCAGACATTGTACTCTAACACCTCCGAAAAAAAAAACTGAGATTAGTACTTATAAAATTTTCCATTCATTTAAAAATCAAGGAAGTGTTAAGATTTTTCTACCTCGCTAAAACGACTAAAAACAAGCAGAAATACATCCTCTAGTGATAATTCCTCCACCTTAATCTGAAGGGCACCCTTTGAGGAGAGAAACCTCACGAACTCATCAACTTCTTCGACCTTAAGGTACGCCACGACATGGGTATAACCGTTCTTAAAGGTGCACTTCACGAGACCCTCCCAGCTGCAGTCGAACTTTCCCTCCACCAGAGCCACAACCTTCTTATCAATCGGAGCCCTGAGCTTCCTGCTTATCTCCTCGGGCTTTCCCTCCAGGATAGGCCTCTTGTTGAAGAGCAGAACCCTGTCGCTCAGCTTCTCCGCCTCCCCAAGGTCGTGGGTGGTGAGGATAACCGTTGTCCCAAAGTCACGGACTAAGCTTAATATTGCATCATGTATCTCGCTCTTGGTTATCACATCGAGAAAAACCGTCGGCTCGTCGAGTATGAGGTATCTGGGCTGTACCACAAGGGCGGAGGCGATGTAAACCTTCTGCTTCATTCCGGCCGAGAGCTTCTGGTACCACTCGTCCCTCTTCTCCCACAGGTTCAGCAGCTTGAGCGCGTACTCTATGCGCTCCCCTATCTCACCCTCCGGGACCTTCCACAGCCTCGCGATGAACTGGAGGTTTCGTTGAACGCTCAGACGCCACTGGAATATGCCCCACATGTCCCTCTCGCCGGTGAAAACGGTGAACATCTTGCTCGCAACTTTGCCGTGCTCCCTAAAGCTGTCGTGGCCGTCGATGAGCAGTTTTCCAGAACTCGGCTCGAGGAGGCCGTTGGCGATTTTACAGAGGGTTGTCTTTCCCGCGCCGTTGGGGCCGAGGAGGCCGAATATCTCCCCCACCCTCACCCGGAAGCTCAGGTCTATGAGGGCCGGAATCTCCTCCCTGGGCTTTCCGAGAAAATCACGAAGGCTACCCAGATCGAAGAAGCCCCTGAAAGGGGGCGGATAGTACTTGGTGAGATGCTCTGCTTCTATCATCTGACCACCTCACACGTGCCCGAGGGTTCCCAGCTGCATTGCCTTTCCAACGCCCCACCGAAAGGTCGCGATTCCAACCAGGAGCATGACGCCCGTGGTCAGGGCAAGGTTCACGAAGCCCGGCCAGATCTGGGACACTGAATAGCCCCCGCCCATCGTCAGCCTGGCCATCTCAAGAATGTACCTCTCGGGGTGTATCTTGGAAATAGGCTGGAGCCACCAGGGGAGAACTTGAGGAGGAAAGTAGAGACCGCTCACGAGCTGGGAGGTGAGGTTGAGGAACCAGTTTATCGGGTCCTGCCTGGCCTTGGTCGCCGCCCGAAAGCCGGCGGAGAAAAGTTCAAGGGCGAAGGTGAGGGTGAAGCCCGCGAGGATAACAAGCAAAGCACCGAGGTTGATGTGTATGACCAGGCCGTAGAAGAGAACGAAGATCACAGTTATCAGGCCCATTATCATAAGGCTCCAGACGACGTTCCAGGCGTTTATTCCCACGAAGATCGCCACCATTCCGGCGGGGGAGGCGTAGAGCATCGGGAAGCTGCGCCCAATCAGGAGCTTGGAAAGGCTGCCCCGCGGAAGGAATATTATGTTGTGCACGATGAAGCCTATCAGAAAGAACTGGAGGAAGGAGTCGGTGCCGTACTGCTCGATGTTGGCGTCTATCGTTACCAGGCTGGCGAATATCCCCATCACTGCAACCTGGATTAGAAGGCCTATCAGATAGCTGACCACGTCCCAGCGGTAGCTGAAAAAGACCTCCCTCTGGACCCTGAAGAACTCGCGGACTATTCTAAGGCCGTCCATCATTTCAACCGAAAAAAGTCGGAAGGGAGGTTTAAAAGAATATCGGCCCCACAATGGAAACATCCATTAAAGCTCAGCCGAGCCTCCTCTTCACTTCCTCAATAGCTTCCTCGGCCTTGAGCGGGTTCTTTATCTTGCCCTGCGCGAGCTCCTTCCTCCCACCGCCACCGCCGCCGGCGACGCTCGTTATAACCTTCGCAAGCTCGCCGGCCTTGAGGTCGAGGTTGTCCCCAACGGCAACGACGAAGTGGCCCTCCCGGCTTATGAGGACGACAACCCTCTTCTCCTTCCTGAGCTTGTTTGCCGCCTCGCGTAGATCCTCCATAGTCCCCTCGACGACCTTGCCTATGAACTCAACGTCGCCGACCTTTTCGGCCTCGCTCTCAAGCTCGTAAACGAGGAGCTTCGCCAGCTCCTTCCTCAGCTTCTCCACCTCTTTCCTTGCTTGCTTCCACTCGCTGAAGAACCTCTCGGCCGTCTCTGGAACCTTCTCGGGCGGCACGCGGAAG
This window of the Thermococcus thermotolerans genome carries:
- a CDS encoding ABC transporter permease, encoding MRHKLVLFLLSLFPALAVEIDVSKFTARYPDIPAEELGHLVTADLLAKWLPSFFKFLLVPLILILLLSRFGSDFERGNVLLLLSKPLTRRRYFLDWAVEGMKLALISALGVTLSGALAMLAHGFVVEDYLIGSLALSLSLIGVLGIALLLIPFATSRDAGVFLGLGAFVVLLLLGEFGYSFIPTSYLERAVSIGEDFSVCYTAVGELLALFIGLSLVGMEVFKRRELRSPGSFSVPGFSFSPRGLYGVFLGLSLQSRRFLAFVAFTALMALLNKATLDKYYSIYRLPGLLNAVIQTLNGSFLPLVVLPLGALSIGSAIENGTVRVLLSKPLRRRDFFLGTLLSDIFAVLAGVILYVAFIVAYALHLGSPLGKTLELGLVFGFLLFLSLVQYLALGYLFSAFMRGRKALFASLVLAFLLGVVAPIAFLASFGRSEELAQKALYLPAPSVQYAVLSSALFRGRHLPPAEMDKILNYEGNLAMLVVPTFVYLVVSWLRFRKADLR
- a CDS encoding ABC transporter permease, with translation MMDGLRIVREFFRVQREVFFSYRWDVVSYLIGLLIQVAVMGIFASLVTIDANIEQYGTDSFLQFFLIGFIVHNIIFLPRGSLSKLLIGRSFPMLYASPAGMVAIFVGINAWNVVWSLMIMGLITVIFVLFYGLVIHINLGALLVILAGFTLTFALELFSAGFRAATKARQDPINWFLNLTSQLVSGLYFPPQVLPWWLQPISKIHPERYILEMARLTMGGGYSVSQIWPGFVNLALTTGVMLLVGIATFRWGVGKAMQLGTLGHV
- a CDS encoding radical SAM/SPASM domain-containing protein; translation: MKSKISSLSLNVMEDCNFACVYCYGDGGTYHTPNTKMSPEVGKKAIDLLMKEGKKAVNLQFFGGEPLLNFPLIRELVHYAKEKAEEYGKTVTFSITTNGYLITDKVIDFFLENNFTVTLSFDGPKDIQNYNRPLRGGYPTFDVVARNARKMLERGVKVSVRATILPEQLGRYYEIYRFFVDFGFRSVHLEPATTSTPLTKEHAKLIESALEKIAKDELEHYKEKGIVYTKLREMVHMIYSGTYRHYPCGVARSYFGVSADGKIYPCHRFVGMEEFVVGHVDDFRWENEFIQKILRHTVDRRPNCSNCPIRAYCGGGCIYNNHYYNGDIFLPDEFHCSYMFALVKWGSWLYSNLDEDWLNKVFSRSLQRGVRAEESDEAKTQKPKEVIESV
- a CDS encoding ABC transporter ATP-binding protein, with translation MIEAEHLTKYYPPPFRGFFDLGSLRDFLGKPREEIPALIDLSFRVRVGEIFGLLGPNGAGKTTLCKIANGLLEPSSGKLLIDGHDSFREHGKVASKMFTVFTGERDMWGIFQWRLSVQRNLQFIARLWKVPEGEIGERIEYALKLLNLWEKRDEWYQKLSAGMKQKVYIASALVVQPRYLILDEPTVFLDVITKSEIHDAILSLVRDFGTTVILTTHDLGEAEKLSDRVLLFNKRPILEGKPEEISRKLRAPIDKKVVALVEGKFDCSWEGLVKCTFKNGYTHVVAYLKVEEVDEFVRFLSSKGALQIKVEELSLEDVFLLVFSRFSEVEKS
- a CDS encoding ABC transporter permease — protein: MWGFELELKKSLRTKKFWLILVLILLIYAMAFREVRDNLEGATNPGEVLVTSLVGYIAVSAFLFIGVYALMAGATSVNNDLENGTVRVALSKPLGRASYLLGKFLGQALSIVVAMVFATLLSFAVTKYYGLSLTASLAGDLVLSNLLILLTMLQLLALGLLISTFVRSSNTTLGLALVLFFVTGLVMPQIVDGFAEDKAKEEFGIEKWGDFSKLSPEEKRAYRERLDELYREYHLKYLFYIPQVLMLDIFTDIDKTTFNDDGTYTVEYIGVKRAIADNSAQTALIVGLIPIYLGAALFRFRRMDLR